The following are encoded in a window of bacterium SCSIO 12643 genomic DNA:
- a CDS encoding VOC family protein, whose product MEIDNNHINYVEFKATDLESVKAFYQEAFGWKFTDYGPDYTAFSNSGLEGGFERSSKEIVNGALVVLYHEALEAIKDKILKAGGTISVDTFSFPGGRRFHFKDPSGNELAVWSDQ is encoded by the coding sequence ATGGAAATAGATAATAATCACATTAATTATGTAGAATTTAAAGCAACAGACCTGGAATCGGTTAAAGCTTTTTATCAAGAAGCATTTGGTTGGAAGTTTACTGATTACGGACCGGATTATACTGCCTTTTCAAATAGTGGATTAGAAGGTGGATTTGAAAGATCTAGTAAAGAAATTGTGAATGGCGCATTAGTAGTTCTATACCATGAAGCTTTAGAAGCTATTAAAGACAAAATATTAAAAGCCGGAGGTACTATATCTGTGGATACATTTTCTTTTCCGGGTGGACGGAGGTTCCATTTTAAAGACCCTTCAGGAAATGAATTGGCGGTTTGGTCGGATCAGTAA
- a CDS encoding DUF2867 domain-containing protein, whose amino-acid sequence MSKIIEVDLNTDYLIGREKDKLDFWDVFQLESGCLTIIPEPKDMMIAFFKSFPETFMWLLRLREWIARRLKLKTAPETDEKSRLEKLHNFKGNIGESIAVFDVLERSERELVTGQKDSHLDFKLAFISYREADRIVMQMATTVIINNVVGKMYFAIVKPIHKYYMRKIFKRMEMTLLNKDWE is encoded by the coding sequence ATGAGTAAGATAATTGAAGTAGATTTAAATACAGATTATCTAATCGGAAGAGAAAAAGATAAATTAGACTTTTGGGATGTTTTTCAATTAGAGTCGGGATGTTTAACAATTATCCCGGAACCAAAGGACATGATGATTGCTTTTTTCAAATCTTTTCCGGAAACATTTATGTGGTTACTAAGATTACGTGAATGGATTGCCAGGAGGTTAAAATTAAAGACGGCTCCTGAAACTGATGAGAAGAGTCGGTTGGAAAAGCTGCATAATTTTAAAGGGAATATTGGTGAGAGTATAGCGGTGTTTGATGTGTTAGAAAGAAGTGAAAGAGAATTAGTGACCGGACAAAAAGATTCGCATTTGGACTTCAAGTTAGCTTTTATAAGTTATCGGGAAGCTGATCGAATTGTGATGCAAATGGCAACCACAGTGATAATAAATAATGTCGTTGGTAAAATGTATTTTGCAATAGTTAAACCAATTCATAAGTATTATATGCGTAAGATTTTCAAACGAATGGAGATGACTTTGTTAAATAAAGATTGGGAATAG
- a CDS encoding Crp/Fnr family transcriptional regulator: MKDALIRFLKSFELLTPDEINIIADHTNLKTFPKGTILLEEGDISKECYSVIQGCVREYYIVDGIEKTTAFFTEGQPVNSFTSGINGTAAKHYLECVEESILTVSDQQLEQEMCQRIPRLELIIRQEVERNNGLLQDQLAAYITSSPEQRFIKLLEEKPGLIGRVPQHQIASYLGVTPESLSRIKKRVFSKERSL; encoded by the coding sequence ATGAAAGACGCATTAATTCGATTTCTCAAAAGCTTTGAGTTACTTACTCCGGATGAAATAAACATCATTGCGGATCATACGAATCTCAAAACATTTCCCAAAGGCACAATTTTATTAGAAGAAGGTGATATTTCAAAAGAGTGTTACTCCGTGATACAAGGATGTGTCCGTGAATATTATATTGTTGATGGTATCGAAAAAACAACAGCATTCTTTACAGAAGGCCAACCAGTAAACTCATTTACGAGTGGGATTAACGGAACTGCAGCCAAGCACTATTTGGAATGCGTTGAAGAAAGTATTCTTACTGTGAGTGATCAACAATTAGAACAAGAAATGTGTCAACGCATTCCACGTTTAGAGCTTATTATCAGACAAGAAGTTGAAAGGAATAATGGCTTGCTCCAGGATCAATTAGCGGCTTATATTACCTCCTCTCCTGAACAACGCTTTATAAAACTATTGGAAGAAAAACCCGGTCTGATTGGACGCGTACCTCAACATCAAATTGCAAGTTATTTAGGAGTTACTCCGGAATCATTAAGTAGAATTAAAAAACGCGTATTCTCAAAAGAACGCTCTCTTTAA
- a CDS encoding DUF2975 domain-containing protein has translation MENETELKKKLKGIKFFNVLYFIGVIVMANKMLDYLHWTFLLIRKWEIPQEPFFSRVDLSHSDVHLSITMYLVFAIAYSIAFAFTLIGLYQLNKSSKLLAQNHIFLREISEDFKKAGTSFLIFTFGTLTIDIAMLFFAKTSNKVVNLFSTETILFLILGYLLFFLSDVFSEGVIIKEENELTI, from the coding sequence ATGGAAAATGAAACCGAATTGAAAAAGAAATTAAAAGGAATAAAGTTTTTTAATGTGTTGTATTTTATTGGAGTCATCGTAATGGCCAATAAAATGTTAGATTATTTACATTGGACATTCCTATTGATCCGTAAATGGGAAATACCGCAAGAGCCTTTCTTCTCGCGAGTGGATTTGTCTCATAGCGATGTTCATTTATCCATAACGATGTATTTGGTTTTTGCAATTGCATATTCTATTGCTTTTGCTTTTACGTTGATAGGTCTGTATCAGCTTAATAAGTCATCAAAGTTGCTTGCGCAAAATCATATATTTTTAAGAGAAATAAGCGAGGATTTTAAGAAGGCAGGAACGTCATTTTTGATTTTTACATTTGGAACCTTAACCATAGATATAGCAATGTTATTTTTTGCAAAGACGTCAAATAAAGTGGTTAATTTATTTTCTACAGAGACCATCTTATTTCTTATCTTGGGATACTTATTATTCTTTTTATCTGATGTTTTTAGTGAAGGAGTAATCATTAAAGAAGAAAACGAATTAACAATTTAA
- a CDS encoding OmpA family protein, whose amino-acid sequence MTFFVLTVDTKGQTFNLKSSHVQIGDIYIPNPHIRFEFAKWTIVSESLEELDRIATFLIKHDSVMVEVRTHTDSRGSKQSSRRLDYKRSESVVAYLINKGVSPNQLIAKGYGDTEPIVTDEEIALMQTDQQKEEAHALNRRVDFKVIEILRL is encoded by the coding sequence ATGACGTTTTTTGTTCTGACCGTTGATACGAAAGGACAAACATTTAATTTGAAATCATCTCATGTCCAGATCGGTGATATTTATATTCCAAATCCGCATATAAGGTTCGAATTTGCCAAATGGACTATTGTTTCCGAAAGCTTAGAGGAATTAGATCGAATTGCCACATTTCTGATAAAACATGATAGTGTGATGGTCGAAGTACGCACTCATACAGATAGTAGAGGATCAAAGCAAAGTAGTAGGAGGTTAGATTATAAAAGATCTGAAAGTGTGGTGGCATATTTGATAAACAAAGGTGTATCTCCAAATCAATTAATCGCTAAAGGCTATGGTGATACCGAACCTATAGTTACAGATGAAGAAATAGCCCTGATGCAAACGGATCAACAAAAAGAAGAAGCCCATGCTTTAAATAGAAGAGTGGACTTTAAGGTGATTGAGATTTTAAGATTATGA
- a CDS encoding GNAT family N-acetyltransferase — translation MSKTLETKRLFLRAFESNDLGNVFKGLSDPDVIKYYGVSFNSLEATKAQMEWFENLEKAGTGLWRAITLKDDVFVGAIGLNNLSHEHRKAEIGFWLLPKFWGKGYISEAFPEIMNDAFGRLNLHRIEAFVEIENSNSKRVLEKFQFEFEGTMKDCEIKNGNFISISTYARLRKDNSNVKS, via the coding sequence ATGAGTAAAACGCTAGAAACTAAAAGGTTGTTTTTGAGAGCTTTTGAAAGCAATGATTTGGGGAATGTTTTTAAGGGGCTTTCTGATCCCGATGTTATCAAATATTACGGGGTAAGTTTTAATAGTCTAGAAGCTACAAAAGCACAAATGGAATGGTTTGAAAACCTGGAAAAAGCAGGTACAGGTTTGTGGCGTGCAATTACTTTAAAGGATGATGTTTTTGTAGGAGCAATAGGACTGAATAATTTAAGTCATGAGCATAGAAAAGCAGAAATTGGTTTTTGGTTATTGCCTAAGTTTTGGGGAAAGGGCTATATATCTGAAGCTTTTCCCGAAATAATGAATGATGCTTTTGGTAGGTTAAACCTTCATAGAATTGAAGCTTTTGTTGAGATTGAAAACTCTAATTCTAAAAGGGTGTTAGAGAAATTTCAGTTTGAATTTGAAGGTACTATGAAAGACTGTGAAATTAAAAATGGAAATTTTATCAGTATAAGTACCTATGCCAGACTTAGGAAGGATAATTCAAATGTAAAATCGTAG
- a CDS encoding GWxTD domain-containing protein — protein sequence MIRKYWYVLIMLLMCSNIGFTQTELPAPRVLFAAENYYHPEHGAYVELYMSFDASSLLYEKKEDYYQARLEVLYVIKKNNTVVKYQKFEVLSPQMPSETSRQDFADVQTMTLKPGEYSVEVSVWDANRKEIPPIKASQPLVVKLKEKQMGMSDFMFQKSIENATEEGPFIKNGMAMTPWLVATIPAFMDHVYLYAEVYNSDFELGANGAYIEKHTLRSLDVDSVFDQYSIVKRVKAAKVNVILKKIDLKDLPQGTYSYTIELFNRENKLVGSNGKQFYRESEIEELTNILASKGLADFESAIRGTTNRDSIVDYFRCIRPLGDRVDQNFIDNNEESSTEILQAFIISFWERTKPENTYEEWIKYRALVAKVNEEFGSANKKGYNTDQGSVYLKYGPPDQIVNRANEPSSYPYIIWQYYAHPKQSNAMYVFYDPSLTFRDYELLHCNIRGEKNNPRWKVILQSRNTPNNDVEQTDGVNHWGSQIDEYYTNPR from the coding sequence ATGATCAGGAAGTATTGGTATGTTCTAATAATGCTTCTAATGTGCAGTAATATAGGGTTTACACAAACCGAATTACCTGCTCCCAGAGTATTGTTTGCAGCAGAAAATTATTATCATCCTGAGCATGGCGCTTATGTAGAACTGTATATGAGTTTTGATGCATCTTCGTTATTGTATGAAAAAAAGGAAGATTATTATCAAGCCAGATTAGAGGTGTTATATGTGATTAAAAAAAATAATACTGTGGTGAAATATCAAAAATTCGAAGTATTGAGCCCTCAGATGCCATCTGAAACCAGTAGACAGGATTTTGCAGATGTACAGACTATGACTCTTAAACCAGGTGAATATTCGGTTGAAGTATCAGTTTGGGATGCCAATAGAAAGGAAATCCCACCTATTAAAGCATCGCAACCTTTAGTGGTAAAATTGAAGGAAAAGCAAATGGGAATGTCTGATTTTATGTTTCAAAAGTCAATTGAAAATGCTACTGAAGAGGGACCTTTTATTAAAAATGGAATGGCTATGACTCCGTGGTTGGTAGCTACAATTCCTGCTTTTATGGATCATGTGTACTTATATGCTGAAGTATATAATTCCGATTTTGAATTAGGGGCAAATGGAGCGTATATTGAAAAACATACTTTAAGAAGTCTGGATGTAGATTCTGTTTTCGATCAATATTCAATTGTAAAAAGGGTAAAGGCTGCTAAGGTGAATGTTATTTTGAAAAAAATTGATCTAAAAGATTTGCCTCAGGGCACATATAGTTACACGATTGAATTGTTCAATAGAGAAAACAAACTCGTAGGTTCTAATGGAAAACAATTTTACAGGGAAAGTGAAATCGAGGAATTAACGAATATTTTAGCGTCAAAGGGTTTGGCAGATTTTGAATCAGCAATTAGAGGAACAACCAATAGAGATAGCATTGTAGATTACTTTAGATGTATCCGGCCATTGGGTGATCGTGTAGATCAGAATTTTATAGATAACAACGAAGAATCCAGCACTGAAATACTTCAGGCATTTATCATTTCTTTTTGGGAAAGGACTAAACCGGAGAATACTTATGAAGAGTGGATTAAGTATCGTGCGTTGGTAGCTAAGGTGAATGAAGAGTTTGGTAGTGCGAATAAGAAAGGGTATAATACAGATCAGGGGTCGGTTTATCTTAAGTATGGACCACCAGATCAAATTGTAAATCGAGCCAATGAGCCTTCATCATATCCTTATATTATATGGCAATATTATGCGCATCCAAAGCAAAGTAATGCAATGTATGTATTCTATGATCCTTCTTTGACGTTTAGAGATTATGAGTTACTCCATTGTAACATTCGTGGAGAGAAGAATAACCCAAGATGGAAGGTAATTTTGCAATCCCGAAATACACCTAATAATGATGTTGAGCAAACAGACGGTGTAAATCACTGGGGAAGTCAAATTGATGAATATTATACGAATCCAAGATAA
- a CDS encoding DUF1835 domain-containing protein — MKPQYHILNGDVLKEQFPKDIHGEIIIARECLVDGNVAGDSLKDLFQTRAEFISENYPDVSIEDYYQGTVPEFLKIQSIPENVEINLWFEDDLFCQVNLWFVMYLLSQKDTPNSVFLVRPQKHSMYGFGGLDTQELELLFQNKKEIKEIKAFSDLWTAYQSNELEILTELAEELTLYPFIANAVKAHIERNPFGQDGGRPIKVLKEIIDELGDDSFGSVFQEFNRRESIYGFGDLQVKRMFDRIVKK, encoded by the coding sequence ATGAAACCACAATATCATATTTTAAATGGTGACGTATTAAAGGAGCAATTTCCGAAAGATATCCATGGTGAAATCATTATCGCCAGAGAATGTCTGGTTGACGGGAATGTGGCGGGGGATAGTCTCAAAGATTTGTTTCAAACCAGAGCGGAGTTTATTAGTGAAAACTATCCGGATGTGTCAATTGAAGATTATTATCAAGGAACTGTGCCTGAATTTTTAAAAATTCAATCGATTCCGGAAAATGTAGAGATTAATTTATGGTTTGAAGATGATTTGTTTTGTCAGGTTAACTTGTGGTTTGTGATGTATTTATTGAGTCAAAAGGATACTCCAAATTCGGTTTTTTTGGTTCGTCCTCAAAAGCACAGTATGTATGGATTTGGAGGTTTAGATACCCAAGAATTGGAACTTTTGTTTCAGAATAAAAAAGAAATAAAAGAGATTAAGGCTTTTTCTGATTTATGGACTGCATATCAAAGTAATGAGTTGGAAATTTTAACTGAGCTGGCTGAAGAATTAACCCTATATCCATTTATTGCGAATGCTGTAAAAGCGCATATTGAGAGAAATCCTTTTGGTCAGGATGGAGGGAGACCCATTAAGGTTTTAAAAGAGATTATAGATGAATTAGGAGACGATAGTTTTGGTAGTGTTTTTCAAGAGTTCAACAGAAGAGAAAGTATCTATGGTTTTGGTGACTTACAAGTAAAAAGAATGTTTGATCGTATTGTTAAAAAATGA
- a CDS encoding MarC family protein, whose protein sequence is MNELIATFIFFFAVIDPIGSVPVFIVATNGFNEAEKKATALKAVTVSLLVLLFFIVVGELILDAIKIPLPAFQIAGGIVLFLFALTMIFGDSKPESEIKTIKNTTETAIFPMAIPSIASPGAMLAVVLLTKNDENSILEQFQSSLILLAVLALVLLLLLLATRVHRIIGDGGASIISRVMGLILSSVAVANIIDGIKESFHLA, encoded by the coding sequence ATGAACGAACTCATCGCCACCTTTATATTCTTTTTTGCAGTAATTGATCCTATTGGTTCTGTTCCGGTATTTATTGTTGCTACCAATGGTTTTAATGAAGCTGAGAAAAAAGCAACTGCCTTAAAAGCAGTAACTGTATCATTACTAGTTCTGTTGTTCTTTATCGTAGTCGGAGAGCTTATTCTTGATGCTATTAAAATTCCACTTCCGGCATTTCAAATTGCCGGAGGAATTGTTCTTTTTCTATTCGCTTTAACGATGATATTTGGTGACAGTAAACCCGAATCAGAGATCAAGACAATTAAAAACACAACCGAAACAGCCATTTTCCCAATGGCGATTCCCTCTATTGCCAGTCCGGGAGCTATGCTTGCTGTTGTCTTACTTACTAAAAATGATGAAAACAGTATTTTAGAACAATTTCAATCTAGTTTAATACTTCTGGCTGTTTTGGCTTTAGTCCTTCTTCTTTTGCTGTTAGCGACCAGAGTACACAGAATCATTGGAGATGGAGGTGCCAGTATTATAAGTCGGGTGATGGGACTCATTTTATCCTCTGTAGCAGTTGCCAACATAATCGATGGAATTAAAGAATCTTTTCATTTAGCTTAA
- a CDS encoding helix-turn-helix transcriptional regulator: MPVVVNLDVMLAKRKMQSKELVELIEITPANLSILKTGKAKAIRFSTLEAICKALDCQPGDILEYRAE, encoded by the coding sequence ATGCCTGTTGTAGTTAATTTAGATGTCATGCTGGCAAAAAGGAAGATGCAGTCGAAAGAGCTGGTAGAATTAATTGAAATTACTCCAGCGAATCTATCAATCTTAAAGACTGGTAAGGCAAAAGCTATTCGATTTTCTACGTTAGAAGCCATTTGCAAAGCTTTAGATTGTCAACCAGGGGATATATTAGAATATAGAGCAGAGTAA
- a CDS encoding NAD(P)-dependent alcohol dehydrogenase: MKAVFCSQYGGPEVLQVKDIPRVAPEENEIIIRNHAASITTADTFLRKGEPKFGRLFLGWKKPKQPMVGTGFAGVVTEVGRNVTDFKVGDKVYGETVFGFGANAEYVRTHVEKSIVRKLPEQLSYAQASCMCDGVLTSYNFLKDLGKLSKGQRVLVNGGAGSLGTAGIQIAKCLGAHVTAVCSDRNTEWVKSIGADEVIDYRKDDFTEKLEQYDVVYDTIGKSSYARTKKVLNNRGKYLSPVLSFPLLMDMLKTSLRSGKKAKFEATGLKDISLLNQFLEHIESWIMEGKLNVVMDKTYPIDEIVKAHQYVDTGHKRGNLAIEF, from the coding sequence ATGAAAGCAGTTTTTTGTAGTCAATACGGTGGACCGGAAGTATTACAGGTAAAAGATATTCCTCGTGTCGCACCAGAAGAAAATGAGATTATTATCAGAAATCACGCTGCGAGTATTACCACCGCAGATACCTTTTTAAGGAAAGGAGAACCTAAGTTTGGACGTTTGTTTTTGGGATGGAAAAAACCTAAACAACCTATGGTAGGAACAGGGTTTGCTGGAGTAGTGACAGAAGTGGGGCGCAATGTGACCGACTTTAAGGTTGGAGATAAAGTTTATGGTGAAACGGTTTTTGGATTTGGAGCAAATGCAGAATATGTACGTACACATGTAGAGAAAAGTATTGTACGGAAATTACCTGAACAATTAAGTTATGCTCAGGCATCATGTATGTGTGATGGTGTATTGACGTCTTACAACTTCTTGAAAGATTTAGGAAAACTTTCAAAGGGACAACGTGTATTGGTTAATGGTGGAGCTGGTTCATTGGGAACAGCGGGTATTCAAATTGCGAAGTGTCTGGGAGCACATGTAACGGCAGTTTGCAGTGATCGAAATACCGAATGGGTAAAAAGCATTGGTGCAGATGAAGTGATAGATTATCGCAAAGACGATTTTACAGAAAAATTGGAGCAGTATGATGTGGTTTATGATACTATTGGTAAAAGCTCATACGCGAGAACGAAGAAAGTGTTAAACAATAGAGGGAAATATTTATCACCGGTACTGAGCTTTCCATTATTGATGGATATGTTGAAGACTTCCTTGAGAAGTGGTAAAAAAGCCAAATTTGAGGCAACGGGTTTAAAAGATATATCGTTATTAAATCAGTTTCTGGAACATATAGAATCATGGATTATGGAGGGTAAGTTAAATGTGGTTATGGACAAAACATATCCTATCGATGAGATTGTAAAAGCACATCAATATGTAGATACAGGACACAAAAGGGGAAATCTGGCGATAGAGTTTTAA